A genomic region of Eucalyptus grandis isolate ANBG69807.140 chromosome 5, ASM1654582v1, whole genome shotgun sequence contains the following coding sequences:
- the LOC120286259 gene encoding disease resistance protein RPV1-like, with protein MEESSGCDYEVFLSFRGADTCTDIADYLYVGMIDAGIRAYRDDEELRTGEEIGDQLLQAIRQSKISIPIFSTGYADSPCCLRELVKMVESKNTRGQKIMPIFYNVAPSEVKYQNEHYGNAIVSHLNKKRFDDETINNWKVALKEVGELKGWDLHSMLNRGKGEFVKEVVNDVLTELKNAYLEISDCFVEVDNHVDEIMSMIGAHNHETKIVGIHGMGGVGKTTLAKIVYNQLSNDFVHYCFLCDIRKTKITRLRNQLLSDILKRNGLISTMSWKGKRR; from the exons ATGGAGGAGTCATCAGGATGTGATTACGAAGTGTTTTTGAGCTTTAGAGGAGCAGATACTTGTACGGACATTGCCGATTACCTTTACGTCGGCATGATTGATGCTGGAATTCGAGCATACAGggatgatgaagagctccgTACCGGGGAAGAGATAGGCGACCAGCTTCTCCAAGCAATTCGGCAGTCAAAGATCTCAATACCAATCTTTTCTACAGGATATGCTGATAGTCCATGTTGCCTTAGAGAGTTGGTCAAGATGGTGGAGAGCAAGAACACAAGGGGACAAAAGATCATGCCCATTTTCTACAATGTCGCACCATCTGAGGTCAAATACCAAAATGAGCACTACGGCAACGCCATTGTTTCTCATTTAAACAAGAAGCGATTCGATGATGAGACTATCAACAACTGGAAGGTTGCTCTTAAAGAGGTTGGAGAActaaagggatgggatctccaTAGCATGCTAAACAG AGGCAAAGGTGAATTTGTGAAAGAAGTTGTCAATGATGTTTTGACTGAGTTGAAAAATGCTTACTTGGAAATATCTGATTGCTTTGTCGAAGTAGACAATCATGTGGATGAAATCATGAGCATGATAGGTGCACACAACCATGAAACAAAGATTGTTGGAATCCATGGTATGGGTGGCGTGGgaaagacaactcttgccaaaaTAGTTTACAATCAACTTTCTAATGATTTTGTTCATTATTGCTTCCTTTGTGACATTCGAAAAACAAAGATTACACGCTTGCGGAATCAACTCTTATCGGACATCCTTAAAAGAAATGGCTTGATATCAACAATGTCatggaagggaaaaaggagatAA
- the LOC120293747 gene encoding disease resistance protein RUN1-like: protein MGELESLEQLLLDSTSIEEIPEWRKAKKLKILSLVECKSLRQFNFIGCAASSMGVDLFFTQQPKSIENFNSLTELDLTSSAIQELPDLIGNMKNLRVLKMFKSNIRKLPSAIGMLEKLEDGTATSIKFDRSMFCFAFNKDVATLEPIKLEIIESVFFKYNHPITRYQLSFSAEGTHSPL, encoded by the exons ATGGGGGAGCTAGAATCTTTAGAGCAACTTCTTTTGGACTCTACATCTATAGAAGAGATCCCTGAATGGAGAAAGGCGAAGAAACTGAAAATTCTCAGCTTGGTTGAATGTAAATCACTAAGACAGTTCAATTTCATTGGTTGTGCAGCATCATCAATGGGAGTGGATTTGTTTTTCACTCAACAACCTAAGTCGATTGAAAACTTCAATTCACTAACTGAGTTGGATCTAACGAGTTCAGCAATTCAGGAGTTGCCCGATTTAATTGGAAACATGAAGAATTTGAGAGTATTAAAGATGTTCAAAAGCAACATAAGAAAACTACCCAGTGCCATTGGAATGTTGGAGAAGCTCGAAGA CGGCACCGCAACTTCCATAAAGTTTGATAGATCTATGTTTTGTTTCGCCTTCAATAAAGATGTTGCCACTCTCGAACCTATTAAACTTGAGATTATTGAAAGTGTGTTCTTCAAGTATAACCACCCTATCACCCGATATCAGTTATCTTTCTCAGCTGAAGGAACTCATTCTCCACTGTGA